The following are encoded together in the Corynebacterium jeikeium genome:
- a CDS encoding FxsA family protein, with product MQFLPAVYLVVEIIAFILLGVSVGWGWALLILLGLFVLGIALAFWQMRELTVRALQQKDHPGELTADMALSMVGAVGVAVPGIVSSFFGIFFLIPPTRSLIRKMLGQAARRSLERFGVTTYSRVSHIQNSGGWGDVIDHRAGENG from the coding sequence ATGCAATTCTTACCCGCCGTGTATCTCGTCGTAGAAATCATCGCCTTCATTCTCTTAGGCGTGTCGGTCGGCTGGGGCTGGGCGCTGCTGATCCTGTTGGGCCTGTTTGTGCTGGGTATCGCCCTGGCCTTTTGGCAGATGCGCGAGCTCACCGTCCGCGCACTGCAGCAGAAGGATCATCCCGGCGAGCTCACGGCCGACATGGCGCTGTCCATGGTGGGTGCAGTGGGCGTAGCCGTTCCCGGCATCGTCTCGAGCTTCTTTGGCATCTTCTTCCTGATTCCGCCGACCCGTTCCCTGATCCGCAAGATGCTGGGGCAGGCGGCGCGCCGTTCCCTGGAGCGTTTCGGCGTGACCACGTACTCGCGCGTTAGCCACATCCAGAACTCGGGTGGTTGGGGAGATGTCATCGACCACCGCGCGGGCGAGAACGGATGA
- a CDS encoding SDR family NAD(P)-dependent oxidoreductase codes for MAKKIAIFGATSEIGGEIARLLAPGSHLVLAGRRTTDLADELYRLGATKVDSFFFDATDVDSHADLIAEIEATGPLDVALAMFGVLGDQELAERDSSEVYRVLHTDFTAQAVLLTELSQVMKSRGRGVLVAYSSIAGARVRRPNYVYGSAKAGLDGFCQGMQDALQGTGVRLVIVRPGFVIGRMTRGMDPAPLSTTPDVVAEATVRAINDESAESVWIPHSLKLLAAAMQVVPRWLWRRAPR; via the coding sequence ATGGCTAAGAAAATTGCAATCTTCGGCGCGACCAGCGAGATCGGCGGCGAGATCGCCCGTCTGCTCGCTCCTGGTAGCCACCTGGTGCTTGCCGGCCGCCGTACTACGGACCTTGCCGATGAGCTGTATCGCCTCGGCGCAACAAAGGTCGATTCCTTCTTTTTTGACGCCACCGACGTGGATTCCCACGCCGACCTCATCGCGGAGATCGAGGCCACCGGGCCGCTAGACGTGGCGCTGGCGATGTTCGGCGTGCTGGGAGACCAGGAGCTCGCGGAACGCGACTCCTCCGAGGTCTACCGGGTGTTGCACACGGACTTCACCGCCCAGGCGGTGCTACTGACGGAGCTTTCCCAGGTGATGAAGTCCCGCGGCAGGGGAGTCCTCGTGGCCTACTCGTCCATCGCCGGGGCTCGCGTGCGCCGTCCGAACTATGTCTACGGCTCGGCGAAAGCTGGTCTGGATGGATTCTGCCAGGGCATGCAGGATGCGCTGCAGGGTACCGGCGTTCGCCTGGTGATCGTGCGCCCGGGCTTCGTGATCGGCCGGATGACCCGCGGCATGGATCCGGCGCCTCTGTCCACCACTCCGGATGTGGTCGCCGAGGCTACAGTTCGAGCTATCAACGACGAAAGCGCGGAATCCGTATGGATCCCGCACTCCCTCAAACTGCTAGCCGCCGCCATGCAGGTAGTTCCGCGTTGGCTGTGGCGGCGTGCACCGCGCTAG
- a CDS encoding DEAD/DEAH box helicase, whose protein sequence is MTFSSPQVERFCAQYDFPLDDFQIQAAEAIDRGKGVLVAAPTGAGKTIVGEFAVFAAFHGDGTCFYTTPIKALSNQKFHDLVERYGEANVGLLTGDVTINGDAPIVVMTTEVLRNMIYADSERLETLTHVVMDEVHFLADRSRGPVWEEAILNLDPRVILVSLSATVSNVEEFGGWLSAVRGDTEIIVTEKRPVPLTQFMMVGRQILPLFEGSEQHLGAINRKVVAAAAKAEETGKRRGPKRGDVVQHMATAGMLPAIYFIFSRVGCDAAVRALLIDRVDYSSPSEREEILRTIDAGVADLTEEDLNVLGFRQWRRALSRGFAAHHAGMLPAFRHIVEDLFARGLLKVCFATETLALGINMPARSVVLEKLVKFNGETHADLTPGQYTQLTGRAGRRGIDTKGNAVVLWSQGMDPYGVADLASTRTYPLDSTFRPGYNMAVNLIGTMGLDEAHRLLLRSFAQYQTNGAVVESAEQIEKRRRELAQQEKQLKATIREVRRPSNSLNEDFQLVTEYGQLRRELSQEERRAKRMVIDEASTETTALLQSLQPGDVIALPTGKNPTTAVIVRSDHRGRPTIITDDGWVERINPDMFGNTPVHIGHMRLHKGVARNPKRQARGVAANLRRLQLDKPKKLKPRARRRSLRAVELREQVHAHPVHAWEGREELCRAAEQYLKAARRLEFEQKEQPQESDSLSAQFNRILALLAELDYVELVGNSARITMEGERLSKIHHESDLLVAQCLRRGIWDELDPAELAAVASTCVFENRRDSGAKDDGVPTEPLAEAISQTWRIYQELSTDEQRHRLTVTREPELGFATAVHQWTAGAPLEYCLRAAEASGATLTPGDFVRWCRRVIDLLDQIKLTGYSNEVKAASRKAVAAMRRGVVALDG, encoded by the coding sequence ATGACATTCTCTAGCCCCCAGGTAGAGCGCTTCTGCGCCCAATACGACTTCCCACTGGACGACTTCCAGATCCAAGCGGCTGAAGCCATCGACCGGGGCAAGGGGGTGCTCGTCGCCGCCCCGACAGGCGCGGGCAAGACTATCGTCGGCGAGTTTGCCGTGTTCGCCGCCTTCCACGGCGACGGCACCTGCTTTTACACCACGCCTATCAAGGCCTTGAGCAACCAGAAGTTCCACGACCTGGTGGAGCGCTATGGCGAGGCCAACGTGGGCCTGCTCACTGGCGACGTCACCATCAATGGCGACGCGCCCATCGTTGTGATGACCACCGAGGTCTTGCGCAACATGATCTACGCCGACTCCGAGCGGCTGGAAACCCTCACGCACGTCGTCATGGACGAGGTGCACTTCCTGGCCGACCGTTCCCGCGGCCCGGTCTGGGAGGAGGCGATCCTCAACCTGGATCCCCGCGTAATCCTTGTTTCCCTGTCGGCTACCGTCTCCAACGTCGAAGAGTTCGGCGGCTGGCTGTCCGCCGTCCGCGGCGATACCGAGATCATCGTCACTGAGAAGCGACCGGTGCCGCTGACCCAGTTCATGATGGTCGGCCGCCAGATCCTGCCCCTCTTCGAGGGCTCGGAGCAGCACCTCGGCGCCATCAACCGCAAGGTCGTCGCCGCTGCCGCGAAGGCCGAGGAAACCGGCAAGCGCCGCGGGCCGAAGCGCGGCGACGTAGTACAGCACATGGCCACCGCGGGCATGTTGCCTGCGATTTACTTCATCTTCTCGCGGGTTGGTTGTGACGCCGCCGTCCGCGCCTTGCTGATCGATCGCGTGGACTACTCGTCTCCGTCGGAAAGGGAGGAGATCCTGCGCACCATCGACGCGGGCGTGGCGGACCTGACGGAGGAGGACCTGAACGTCCTGGGCTTCCGCCAGTGGCGCCGCGCCCTGTCGCGCGGTTTCGCCGCCCACCACGCCGGCATGCTGCCGGCCTTCCGCCACATCGTGGAGGATCTGTTCGCCCGTGGCCTGCTGAAGGTCTGCTTTGCCACGGAGACCCTGGCTCTGGGCATCAACATGCCCGCCCGCTCGGTGGTGCTGGAGAAGCTGGTGAAGTTCAACGGCGAGACGCACGCCGACCTCACCCCCGGCCAATACACGCAGCTCACCGGTCGAGCCGGCCGGCGCGGCATCGATACGAAGGGTAATGCGGTGGTCCTGTGGAGCCAGGGGATGGACCCTTATGGGGTTGCAGACTTGGCGTCGACAAGAACCTATCCGCTGGATTCCACCTTCCGTCCGGGCTACAACATGGCCGTGAACCTCATTGGCACGATGGGGCTAGACGAAGCCCACCGGCTGCTACTGCGTTCCTTTGCGCAGTACCAGACGAATGGCGCGGTTGTGGAAAGCGCCGAGCAGATAGAGAAGCGACGCCGCGAGCTAGCCCAACAGGAAAAGCAGCTGAAGGCCACGATCCGCGAAGTCCGCCGCCCGTCGAACAGCCTCAACGAGGACTTCCAGCTGGTCACCGAGTACGGCCAGCTGCGCCGCGAGCTCTCGCAGGAGGAGCGCCGCGCCAAGCGCATGGTCATCGACGAGGCATCGACGGAGACCACGGCTCTGCTGCAATCTCTGCAGCCTGGCGACGTGATCGCGCTGCCCACCGGCAAGAACCCCACCACCGCGGTGATCGTTCGTTCCGACCACCGCGGCCGACCGACGATCATCACCGACGACGGCTGGGTAGAGCGCATCAACCCCGACATGTTCGGCAACACCCCGGTGCACATCGGTCACATGCGCCTGCACAAGGGCGTAGCGCGCAACCCGAAGCGTCAAGCCAGGGGAGTGGCCGCCAACCTACGGCGCCTGCAGCTGGACAAACCAAAGAAACTGAAGCCACGGGCTCGCCGCCGCTCCCTGCGGGCGGTCGAGCTGCGCGAGCAGGTACACGCCCACCCGGTGCACGCCTGGGAGGGCCGCGAGGAGCTCTGCCGCGCCGCCGAGCAGTATCTGAAGGCCGCCCGCCGCCTGGAGTTCGAGCAGAAGGAGCAGCCGCAGGAATCCGATTCGCTGTCCGCCCAATTCAACCGCATCCTTGCGCTGCTGGCGGAGCTGGATTACGTGGAGCTCGTGGGCAACAGCGCCCGCATCACAATGGAAGGCGAACGCCTGTCCAAGATTCACCACGAGTCCGACCTTCTGGTCGCCCAGTGCCTGCGCCGCGGGATTTGGGACGAGCTGGACCCGGCGGAGTTGGCAGCAGTGGCCAGCACTTGCGTGTTTGAGAACCGTCGCGATTCCGGGGCGAAGGACGACGGCGTGCCCACCGAACCGCTGGCCGAGGCGATCAGCCAGACGTGGCGCATCTACCAGGAGCTTTCCACCGACGAGCAGCGCCACCGCCTGACTGTGACGCGCGAGCCGGAGCTGGGCTTTGCCACCGCGGTTCACCAGTGGACCGCCGGCGCTCCGCTGGAGTACTGCCTGCGCGCGGCCGAGGCCAGCGGCGCCACCCTGACCCCCGGCGATTTCGTGCGCTGGTGCCGTCGCGTGATCGACCTACTGGATCAGATCAAGTTGACTGGCTATTCCAATGAAGTAAAGGCGGCCTCCCGCAAGGCGGTCGCCGCAATGAGACGAGGAGTTGTGGCCCTCGATGGCTAA
- the tatC gene encoding twin-arginine translocase subunit TatC gives MAKKLKKPADGSMTIVEHINELRKRVFISLVAIFIGTIIGYIWYNVEVGPIPSLGEVLRGPYCNLPPEARFGSEAGECRLLATSPFEMFMLRLKVGALAGMVFSSPIWLGQIWAYITPGLHKNEKRWTLGVGISAGLLFTVGAVLAYFVLAFGLEFLLTIGDEAQIAALNGEKYFSFAMALLLIFGVSFEVPLITVLLNLAHVVTYQQLKEKRRFIWAFLFLFAAFVTPGQDPISMVILAISLCAMMEIATQIARLNDKRRQKNQADWLEVDDDETTDIAAPEPISPVTATPAPQSTSAARPIDSPKRQDPKAQDFTRSDFDDIL, from the coding sequence GTGGCTAAGAAGCTAAAGAAGCCCGCCGATGGTTCGATGACCATCGTCGAGCACATCAATGAACTGCGCAAGCGCGTATTCATCTCCCTGGTTGCCATCTTCATCGGCACCATCATCGGCTACATCTGGTACAACGTCGAGGTCGGGCCGATCCCTTCGCTAGGTGAGGTACTGCGCGGGCCATACTGTAACCTGCCGCCGGAAGCTCGCTTTGGCTCCGAGGCGGGGGAGTGCCGTCTGCTGGCTACTAGTCCTTTTGAGATGTTTATGCTGCGCCTGAAGGTTGGCGCGTTGGCAGGCATGGTCTTTTCCTCGCCAATTTGGTTGGGCCAGATCTGGGCGTATATCACCCCGGGCCTGCATAAGAACGAAAAGCGCTGGACACTGGGCGTGGGTATTTCCGCCGGCCTGCTGTTTACCGTCGGCGCGGTGCTGGCCTACTTCGTACTCGCCTTTGGTCTGGAGTTCCTGCTGACCATCGGCGACGAGGCGCAGATCGCTGCCCTGAACGGCGAGAAGTACTTCAGCTTCGCCATGGCGCTGCTGTTGATTTTCGGCGTGAGTTTCGAGGTGCCACTCATCACGGTGCTGCTGAACTTGGCGCACGTGGTCACATATCAGCAGTTGAAGGAGAAGCGCCGCTTCATCTGGGCTTTCTTGTTCCTTTTTGCCGCGTTCGTCACCCCGGGTCAGGACCCGATTTCGATGGTGATCCTAGCGATCTCGCTCTGCGCGATGATGGAGATTGCCACGCAGATCGCCCGCCTGAACGACAAGCGCCGCCAGAAGAATCAGGCGGACTGGCTCGAGGTGGATGACGACGAGACCACCGACATCGCCGCACCGGAACCCATTAGCCCGGTAACTGCAACTCCAGCCCCGCAGTCCACTAGCGCGGCCCGCCCGATCGACTCGCCGAAGCGCCAGGACCCAAAGGCTCAAGACTTCACCCGCAGCGATTTCGATGACATTCTCTAG
- the tatA gene encoding Sec-independent protein translocase subunit TatA, with the protein MPNLGVPELLIIALVIFLLFGATRLPNAARSLGRSMRIFKSEMDEMKTDGDKKELAKKQAPTAEQQQAQDLAQPKSDQPNEHNA; encoded by the coding sequence ATGCCGAACCTTGGCGTTCCTGAACTACTAATCATCGCTCTGGTCATCTTCCTGCTGTTCGGAGCGACCCGCCTACCCAACGCTGCGCGTTCCCTGGGACGTTCGATGCGCATCTTCAAGTCCGAGATGGACGAGATGAAGACCGACGGCGACAAGAAGGAGCTGGCAAAGAAGCAGGCTCCGACCGCCGAGCAGCAGCAGGCCCAGGACCTGGCTCAGCCCAAGTCCGACCAGCCGAACGAGCACAACGCTTAA
- a CDS encoding helix-turn-helix transcriptional regulator, with protein sequence MTLPRSNAEQFLRTLSVLAWFRSHPDSSLMAASRALDLSTAQIAHELGQVSQCRVPASILDMPVEVTVDRMRASVEFSAGLDRPLALTAMEAGVLLLNLQALRSTAPPEAQADIDSASEKIQALLRSRRTYTDSSTPEMAPSAPAHVELRRQLSQAIQSRCQVTFNYQSLSSDSFSTRTVDPDHVALVDGEYYLWARERGVTTKTFALARIDGLHLGEEGSASAQQVPAIDPEDPFGFGLSDNWARLELDESLRWMLEYFPMWVVEDEDRLVVDVPDTGDWFLRFLLGFSPGIRKVEPLPLAENLKDLARRGLDAYEARGLG encoded by the coding sequence ATGACGCTCCCTCGTTCCAACGCCGAACAATTCCTCCGCACCCTGTCCGTCCTCGCCTGGTTCCGGTCCCACCCGGACAGCAGCCTGATGGCAGCATCTCGCGCGTTGGACCTATCCACCGCACAGATAGCCCACGAGCTCGGTCAGGTGTCTCAGTGCCGCGTGCCCGCCAGCATCCTAGACATGCCCGTGGAGGTCACCGTTGATCGCATGCGCGCCTCGGTGGAGTTCTCGGCAGGCCTGGATCGCCCCCTCGCCCTGACCGCGATGGAGGCCGGGGTGTTGCTGCTGAACTTGCAGGCGCTGCGCTCCACCGCGCCGCCGGAGGCTCAGGCGGACATCGACTCCGCCAGTGAGAAGATTCAGGCGCTGCTGCGCTCCCGGCGTACGTACACGGATTCCTCCACCCCCGAAATGGCACCCTCGGCCCCCGCGCATGTGGAGCTGCGGCGCCAACTGTCGCAGGCCATCCAGTCGCGTTGCCAGGTCACTTTCAACTACCAATCTCTGTCCAGCGATAGCTTCAGCACTCGCACGGTAGACCCCGACCACGTGGCCCTCGTGGACGGCGAATACTACCTCTGGGCGCGGGAACGTGGCGTCACCACAAAGACCTTTGCGCTTGCGCGAATCGACGGGCTCCACCTGGGGGAGGAGGGCTCGGCTAGTGCCCAACAGGTGCCCGCGATAGACCCGGAAGATCCCTTCGGTTTCGGCCTCAGTGATAACTGGGCGCGCCTGGAACTAGATGAATCGCTGCGGTGGATGCTGGAGTACTTCCCCATGTGGGTGGTCGAAGATGAAGACCGGTTAGTCGTGGACGTGCCAGATACCGGTGATTGGTTTTTAAGGTTTCTGCTAGGTTTTTCACCCGGTATTCGCAAAGTGGAACCGCTACCATTGGCCGAGAACTTAAAAGACCTAGCGCGGCGTGGTCTCGATGCCTACGAGGCTCGCGGGCTAGGATAG
- a CDS encoding helix-turn-helix transcriptional regulator — MNRNRPVETHWMPGATRLFNLVIALLNSDVPRSIEWVLANVEGYQQSNDGSARKQLSRDRQDLAELGVRITGEDTLTLDPAQTFLPDIEFTDGEATVLAAASRWAQSGEMQHAARSAYTKLAAAGMQHRVSTGEVAVPSVPDHTALDGDSLDAIFRALDNGLVLSFNYYPSLVDTPQQRRLEPWAYGAMDGLVYVTGFDPDRKAQRTFRLARIDSVTALPEFAHHPRPEGSPQQLIQQGLLSSRQMVTATVEFPEPGAWELRRLADEDGQIGPVERDWFVRTAAAYAPHVVVTSPPDVVADVVAVLKEAAS; from the coding sequence ATGAACCGAAATCGCCCCGTCGAGACTCACTGGATGCCGGGTGCCACGCGCCTGTTTAACCTGGTGATCGCGCTGTTGAACTCCGACGTCCCGCGCTCCATCGAGTGGGTGCTCGCAAACGTCGAGGGCTATCAGCAATCCAACGACGGCTCTGCCCGTAAGCAGTTGAGCCGCGACCGCCAGGACCTCGCCGAGCTGGGCGTACGCATCACTGGCGAAGACACACTGACTCTCGACCCTGCCCAGACCTTTCTGCCGGACATCGAGTTCACCGACGGCGAAGCCACCGTCCTCGCCGCTGCCAGCCGGTGGGCTCAGTCGGGGGAGATGCAGCACGCCGCCCGCTCCGCCTACACCAAGTTGGCCGCTGCGGGCATGCAGCACCGCGTCTCAACTGGCGAGGTGGCCGTCCCCAGCGTCCCGGATCACACCGCCCTGGATGGTGATTCCCTCGACGCGATCTTCCGCGCCCTCGACAACGGCCTGGTCTTAAGCTTCAACTACTATCCGTCGCTGGTCGATACTCCCCAACAGCGCCGCCTGGAGCCCTGGGCTTATGGGGCCATGGACGGGCTGGTCTACGTCACGGGTTTCGATCCGGATCGCAAGGCTCAGCGAACCTTCCGCCTGGCGCGCATCGATTCCGTCACCGCTTTGCCCGAATTTGCACACCACCCGCGCCCGGAAGGCTCCCCGCAACAGCTGATCCAACAGGGGCTGTTGAGCAGCCGCCAGATGGTCACCGCCACCGTGGAGTTCCCGGAGCCCGGCGCCTGGGAACTGCGCCGCCTGGCCGACGAGGATGGCCAGATCGGCCCGGTGGAGCGCGACTGGTTTGTCCGCACCGCCGCGGCATACGCGCCCCACGTGGTGGTTACCTCGCCGCCGGATGTCGTAGCCGATGTTGTTGCCGTTCTCAAGGAGGCTGCTTCATGA
- the pafA gene encoding Pup--protein ligase → MTAIRRRIMGLETEYGIANMQDSSRRLGPDEIARKLFAPVVEEHRSSNIYTENASRLYLDVGAHPEFATAECDSLHQLIAYDRSGDLMFHELADRAEQAVGGKVYLLKNNTDSLGNSYGCHENYLVSRDIPLKGLSKQLLPFLVTRQLICGAGKLAIPYPGAPNENFGPGYTMSQRADHVWEGVSSATTRSRPIINTRDEPHADSSKYRRLHVIVGDSNMSEVTTALKVGSTLLVLEMIEAGVALPDFEMANEIRSIREISRDFTGQVDIALRSGSTATPLEIQRAFYDAACAYLASREDPERGTPNAELTPVVDLWGRVLDCFDTGDFSPVSTEIDWVIKKSLLDRMAAARGLDPIDPRLAQIDLMYHDIHPTRGLFNVLARRGLARTLLAPETIEQAVRQAPPTTRAAVRGRFIAAVRANPELSYTVDWMRVKVNGEGGAEALLADPFANTSEDVDRIIESLESR, encoded by the coding sequence GTGACCGCCATCCGCCGCCGCATCATGGGCCTGGAGACCGAGTATGGAATCGCCAACATGCAGGATTCCTCCCGGCGCCTCGGACCCGACGAGATTGCCCGCAAGCTCTTCGCCCCCGTGGTGGAGGAGCACCGCAGCTCGAACATCTACACCGAGAACGCTTCGCGCCTGTACCTGGACGTCGGCGCGCACCCGGAATTCGCCACCGCGGAGTGTGATAGCCTGCACCAGCTGATCGCCTACGACCGCTCTGGCGATCTGATGTTCCACGAGCTGGCCGACCGCGCCGAGCAGGCCGTCGGCGGCAAGGTCTACCTGCTCAAGAACAACACGGATTCCCTGGGGAACTCCTATGGCTGCCACGAGAACTACCTGGTCAGCCGCGATATTCCTTTGAAGGGCCTCAGCAAGCAGTTGCTGCCTTTCCTGGTTACCCGCCAGCTGATCTGCGGCGCGGGCAAGCTCGCGATCCCTTATCCCGGCGCGCCGAACGAGAACTTCGGTCCGGGCTACACCATGAGCCAGCGCGCCGACCACGTCTGGGAGGGCGTGTCCAGCGCGACGACCCGCTCGCGCCCCATCATCAACACCCGCGACGAGCCGCACGCCGATTCTTCCAAGTATCGCCGCCTGCACGTCATCGTCGGCGATTCCAACATGTCGGAAGTCACCACGGCTCTGAAGGTCGGCTCCACGCTGCTGGTGCTGGAGATGATCGAGGCCGGCGTGGCACTGCCGGACTTCGAAATGGCCAACGAGATCCGCTCTATCCGCGAGATCTCCCGCGACTTCACCGGCCAGGTGGACATCGCTCTGCGCAGCGGGTCGACTGCCACGCCGCTGGAGATCCAGCGCGCTTTTTATGACGCCGCCTGCGCCTACCTCGCCTCGCGTGAAGACCCGGAGCGGGGGACCCCCAACGCGGAGCTTACCCCCGTGGTGGATCTGTGGGGCCGCGTGCTGGACTGCTTCGACACGGGCGACTTCTCGCCGGTCTCCACGGAGATCGACTGGGTCATTAAGAAATCCCTGCTCGATCGAATGGCCGCTGCCCGTGGCCTGGATCCCATCGACCCGCGCCTGGCGCAGATCGACCTGATGTATCACGACATTCACCCCACTCGTGGCCTGTTTAACGTGCTGGCCCGCCGTGGCTTGGCGCGTACGCTGCTGGCCCCGGAGACTATCGAGCAGGCCGTCCGTCAGGCTCCGCCGACGACCCGCGCGGCGGTGCGCGGCCGCTTCATCGCTGCAGTTCGCGCCAACCCGGAGCTGTCCTACACGGTGGATTGGATGCGAGTGAAGGTCAACGGCGAGGGCGGGGCAGAGGCCCTGCTGGCCGACCCCTTTGCCAACACCAGCGAGGACGTCGACCGCATCATCGAGTCCCTGGAATCCCGATGA
- a CDS encoding ubiquitin-like protein Pup, producing MAQGGQVSAGGGRRDDDEPIEQTSGAGTQQVNVTGTDDLLDEIDGLLENNAEEFVRSYVQKGGQ from the coding sequence ATGGCACAGGGCGGACAGGTCAGCGCCGGCGGCGGTCGGCGCGACGACGACGAACCCATCGAGCAGACCTCCGGCGCGGGCACCCAGCAGGTGAACGTCACCGGTACCGACGATCTGCTGGACGAGATCGACGGCCTGCTGGAGAACAACGCGGAGGAGTTCGTCCGCTCCTACGTACAAAAGGGCGGCCAGTGA
- the dop gene encoding depupylase/deamidase Dop has translation MFGPHIIGSETEYGIVAVDDPSASPIHTSTQAVVAYAEHSGQGVNRRTRWDYENESPLRDIRGFDLRRYRRGAAPVLDPNALGAANVITANGARFYVDHAHPEYSSPETTTARDAVVWDKAGDIIMHRAAEAAEPELKIYKNNVDGKGASYGSHENYLYPRDLDVEDVQAALIPHFVTRQVYCGAGRIGLGQQGEQPGFQISQRADYIETEVSLETTLNRGIVNTRDEPHAEADKWRRLHVIIGDANLSEFSNYLKFGTTALVLAAVAEGAYFGDLRLLEPVADVQRVSRDLDCTYRLRFYGQAERTAIETQREIRKRVWEIMELRGDNLEVFELWGKILDDLEADPLSTADRLDWTAKLQLMNAYRARGLEWTDPRLALVDLQYSDIDPRRGLYHALVRKGRMQTLLDPAEIEAAVDTPPQATRAWLRGHLVANYSADILSANWDSVIVDTPDGAVQITMDDPRGFNQLELRALLEAQPRPGIGELVAGLKEINPDKISGVGRKED, from the coding sequence TTGTTTGGTCCGCACATCATTGGCTCGGAGACGGAGTACGGCATCGTCGCCGTGGACGATCCGTCGGCCAGCCCGATTCACACCTCCACCCAGGCCGTCGTGGCCTATGCTGAGCACAGCGGCCAGGGGGTGAACCGCCGCACCCGGTGGGACTACGAGAACGAATCCCCTCTGCGTGACATCCGCGGCTTCGACCTGCGCCGCTACCGTCGGGGTGCCGCCCCGGTGCTGGATCCGAATGCCCTCGGCGCGGCGAACGTCATCACCGCCAACGGCGCGCGCTTCTATGTGGATCACGCGCACCCGGAGTATTCCTCCCCGGAGACCACGACTGCCCGCGACGCGGTGGTGTGGGACAAGGCCGGGGACATCATCATGCACCGCGCCGCCGAGGCCGCCGAGCCGGAGCTGAAGATCTACAAGAACAACGTGGACGGCAAGGGCGCCAGCTACGGCTCGCACGAGAACTACCTGTACCCGCGCGACCTGGACGTCGAGGACGTGCAGGCGGCTTTAATCCCGCATTTCGTCACCCGGCAGGTCTACTGCGGCGCCGGCCGCATCGGGCTGGGGCAGCAGGGGGAGCAACCGGGCTTCCAGATCAGCCAGCGCGCCGACTACATCGAGACGGAGGTCTCGCTGGAGACCACGCTGAACCGCGGCATCGTGAATACCCGCGACGAGCCGCACGCGGAGGCCGACAAGTGGCGCCGCCTGCACGTGATCATCGGGGATGCGAACTTGAGCGAGTTCTCCAACTACCTGAAGTTCGGCACCACTGCGCTGGTGCTGGCGGCGGTAGCCGAGGGCGCTTACTTCGGCGACCTGCGTCTGCTGGAGCCGGTGGCGGACGTCCAGCGCGTCTCCCGGGATCTGGACTGCACCTACCGCCTGCGCTTCTACGGCCAGGCGGAACGCACCGCCATCGAGACCCAGCGGGAGATCCGCAAGCGCGTGTGGGAGATCATGGAGCTGCGCGGCGACAACCTGGAGGTCTTCGAGCTGTGGGGCAAGATCCTCGACGATCTCGAGGCCGATCCGCTGTCCACCGCCGACCGGCTGGACTGGACGGCCAAGCTGCAGCTGATGAACGCCTACCGGGCGCGCGGCCTGGAGTGGACCGACCCGCGCCTGGCCCTGGTGGACCTGCAGTACTCGGACATCGACCCGCGACGCGGGCTCTACCATGCGCTGGTGCGGAAGGGCCGGATGCAAACCCTGCTGGACCCGGCAGAGATCGAGGCCGCGGTGGACACCCCGCCACAGGCCACGCGCGCGTGGCTGCGCGGGCACCTGGTGGCGAACTACTCCGCCGACATCCTCTCGGCTAACTGGGATAGCGTCATCGTGGACACCCCGGATGGCGCGGTGCAGATCACCATGGATGACCCCCGCGGGTTCAACCAGTTGGAGCTACGCGCGCTGCTGGAAGCGCAACCGCGCCCCGGCATCGGCGAGCTCGTGGCAGGCTTGAAGGAAATCAACCCGGACAAGATCTCCGGGGTTGGCAGAAAGGAAGATTAA